In the Kribbella sp. NBC_00482 genome, one interval contains:
- a CDS encoding vWA domain-containing protein: MSSASIPEGWSYGPWHDGPDPLKAPADLRDALDEIGRDVMNGSSPRSALEELLRRGTRNTQGLDDLSRRLWERRREIERRHNLDGTLRDVQRLLNEALEAERRELFPNPSDDARFKEAELDALPSGTAAAVRELANYQWESSEAREKYQEIRELLGRELLGSRFEGMKEALQQTTPEDVEAINEMLADLNALLAAHAQGRPEVPELFEEFMANHGEFFPENPRTVDELIDVLAQRAAAAQRMMNSMTPEQRAELAELSQQAFGSPQLAQQLAQLDSQLQSLRPGEDWYSSEQMRGDDPLGLAEGAQAMSDLAELDALAEQLAQSYPGARLEDIDLEALTRQLGDEATVDARRLSELERQLRDQGLIERAPDGSLRLSPKALRQLGQTALADVLRTARGSGERDAANAGAAGELSGSTRKWEFGDTQPWDVPRTVRNAVLRSATLDGSVKLDVADVEIAETEHRARAAVALLVDTSWSMVQEGRWLPMKRTALALHQLISTRYRNDALQLITFGRYAGVVELPQLIGMEGTWEQGTNAHHALLLAGRHLRRHPDAQPVVLMVTDGEPTAHLEPDGTAEFSYPPEAATLRKTIFEVDRLAKLGASLTVFRLGDDPRLNAFVDLLARRSGGRVLAPDADGLGAAVVGDYLRTRRKL, encoded by the coding sequence ATGTCGTCGGCATCGATACCGGAAGGCTGGTCCTACGGGCCGTGGCACGACGGGCCGGATCCTCTGAAGGCGCCGGCGGATCTGCGGGATGCGCTGGACGAGATCGGCCGGGACGTGATGAACGGGTCGTCGCCGCGGTCCGCGCTGGAGGAACTGCTCCGACGCGGGACGCGGAACACCCAGGGCCTGGACGACCTGAGCCGCCGGTTGTGGGAGCGCCGCCGCGAGATCGAGCGGCGGCACAACCTCGACGGCACGCTGCGGGACGTCCAGCGGTTGCTGAACGAGGCGCTGGAAGCGGAGCGGCGCGAGCTGTTCCCGAATCCGTCCGACGACGCGCGGTTCAAGGAGGCGGAGCTCGACGCGCTTCCCTCCGGTACGGCGGCCGCCGTACGGGAGCTGGCGAACTACCAGTGGGAGTCGTCGGAGGCCCGGGAAAAGTACCAGGAGATCCGCGAACTGCTCGGGCGGGAGCTGCTCGGTTCACGGTTCGAGGGCATGAAGGAGGCGCTGCAGCAGACCACGCCTGAGGACGTCGAGGCGATCAACGAGATGCTGGCCGACCTGAACGCCCTGCTGGCGGCCCACGCGCAAGGCCGGCCGGAGGTGCCCGAGCTCTTCGAGGAGTTCATGGCCAACCACGGCGAGTTCTTCCCGGAGAATCCGCGGACCGTCGACGAGCTGATCGACGTACTCGCACAGCGGGCGGCCGCCGCGCAACGGATGATGAACTCGATGACGCCCGAACAGCGCGCCGAGCTGGCGGAGCTTTCGCAGCAGGCGTTCGGCAGTCCGCAACTCGCGCAGCAGTTGGCGCAGCTGGACTCTCAGCTGCAGTCGCTGCGGCCGGGGGAGGACTGGTACTCCTCGGAGCAGATGCGTGGCGACGATCCGCTCGGTCTCGCCGAGGGTGCTCAGGCGATGTCCGATCTCGCGGAACTGGATGCGCTTGCGGAGCAGTTGGCGCAGTCGTATCCGGGGGCGCGGCTCGAGGACATCGATCTCGAGGCGCTCACCCGTCAGCTGGGTGACGAGGCGACAGTCGACGCGCGGCGGCTGAGTGAGCTGGAGCGGCAGCTGCGCGATCAGGGTCTGATCGAGCGGGCGCCCGACGGTTCGCTGCGGTTGTCGCCGAAGGCGTTGCGTCAGCTCGGTCAGACAGCGTTGGCCGACGTACTGCGGACTGCTCGGGGATCTGGTGAACGGGACGCGGCCAACGCGGGCGCGGCCGGTGAGCTGAGTGGATCGACACGTAAGTGGGAGTTCGGGGACACCCAGCCGTGGGACGTGCCGCGGACGGTGCGGAACGCCGTACTGCGGAGTGCGACGCTCGATGGGTCCGTCAAGCTTGATGTGGCGGACGTGGAGATCGCGGAGACCGAGCATCGGGCTCGGGCCGCGGTGGCGTTACTGGTCGACACGTCGTGGTCGATGGTGCAAGAGGGTCGCTGGCTGCCGATGAAGCGGACGGCGCTCGCGTTGCATCAACTCATCTCGACGCGGTACCGGAACGACGCGTTGCAGCTGATCACGTTCGGCCGGTACGCCGGAGTTGTCGAGCTACCCCAACTGATCGGGATGGAAGGCACCTGGGAGCAGGGCACGAACGCGCACCACGCGCTGCTCCTCGCGGGGCGTCATCTGCGACGGCACCCGGACGCGCAGCCGGTCGTGCTGATGGTGACGGACGGGGAACCGACCGCTCACCTGGAGCCTGACGGCACAGCCGAGTTCTCGTACCCACCCGAGGCGGCCACCCTCCGCAAGACGATCTTCGAGGTCGACCGCCTGGCCAAGCTCGGCGCCTCGCTGACCGTCTTCCGGCTGGGTGACGATCCGCGCCTGAACGCGTTCGTCGACCTGCTGGCCCGCCGCAGCGGCGGCCGAGTCCTGGCCCCCGACGCCGACGGCCTAGGCGCAGCCGTCGTTGGCGACTACCTCCGCACCCGCCGCAAGCTGTAG